The genomic stretch GCCGGAGCCGCCGCAACCATGGCTCCGCTCCTCCTCGGGGTCATCCTCTCGATCGCCTTCTTCACGTTCTTCTACGACACCGTGGCGGTCTTTGAAGAGACGGGCGTCTTTGAGTCGATCCGGCGGAGCATCGAGTTCGTCATGAACAACCTCGGCAGCGTTCTCGTCTTCTACCTGACAAACATCGTCGTCTTCGCGGTGCTCGGCTTTTTGGCCCTCTTTGCCTGGACGGCTCTCCTCCTGGAGAAACTCGAACCGCTCACCACCATGAGCCCCGACGAACTCCAGGCTGTGATGCCGGAGGATCTCCTCGCGCTCATCGGGACGGAGGGGATATGGATCACCGCGATCGTCTATGCCGTCGTGATCGTGCTCTTCTCGGTCTTCCTCTACGCCTACAAGGCGAGTTTCTTCAGAAACCACGCGGGCGTCTCCCAGATGCAGCAGGGAGAGTACGACGAGAAGGGGCGCTGGTATAAATACTGACGTGGCCGGAGAGGCGTTTTATTCTTTTTTTCCTCGTGCCCGATTGATAGAGTGAACCGTGGAGACGGGGACAACTCGCACCTGACGGTGCTCATGCTCCGGTTCTACGAACCCTCGCACCCCCACCACCGATCACTACCCATAAAACCCCTCGCGGCTAACGCCTCTGGATGAAAGTGATGGTCGGGGGGACGTTCGATCCCCTGCATGCCGGGCACCGGAAACTCCTCTCCCGCTCCTTCGAGCTTGCCGGGCCCGATGGAGAGGTGATCATCGGGTTGACGACCGACGAGTTTGCCGGTGCAAAGGTGCACCCCGTCCACACCTACGAAAAACGGCTTGAGAACATCACGTTGTTTATCCGCGAACACGGCTACACCGCAACGTGGACGGTCGAACCGCTTGCCGACCGCTACGGCAGCGCCATCGTTGCGGACTTCGATATCCTCGTCGTCTCCGAGGAGACCTTCCCGGTCGCCGTGGAGATCAACGAAATCCGGCGCGAGCGCGGGAAAAGAAAGGTGGACCTTCACGAGATCTCGTGCGTCCTCGCCGAGGACGGCCGGCGGATCTCGAGCACCCGTATCTGCCGGGGCGAGATCGACCGGCACGGACGCCTGATCAGATGATGTGGTTTGCGATATCGTCCTTGATCAGCCAGTCGCAGTAGAGGCAGTGCAACCCCTTGTCGAGCACCTCGAACGTGCTCGCGACAGGCTCGTTCGTGTTCGTGATGCAGCCGGGGTTCGGGCACCTGACCACGCCCCGGAGGATCTCCGGGATCTCCACACCCTTCTTCTCCACGACCTTGTAGTCGCGGATGATGTTGATCTTCGCATGCGGCGCAAGCAGGGCGATCCGGTCGACCTCCTCCGTCCGGAGCTCGCGGTTCTCGATCTTGACGATATCCTTCTTCCCCATCCGCTTGCTCTCGACGTTCGTCGCGATGCTCAGGCATTCCCGGGTCGACCCGGTGATACCGAGGATCCGGAGCACGTTCAGCGCCTCGCCGGCCGTGATATGGTCGATGACGGTGCCGTTCTTGATGGGGCTGACGAGCAGCCCTCTTGAGGGATCTTTCCGGCTCATCTCATCACCTCGTGGAGGAGCGCCATCCTGACGGGGACGCCGTTCCTCGCCTGCTCGAAGTAGCGTGCGTACGGCGTGCGGTCCACCGCCGGGTCGATCTCTCCCGCGCGCGGGAGCGGGTGGAGGATCATCAGCCGCTCTTTCACGCCGTCGAGCAGGTCGGTCGTGATCCGGTAACTGGACGCGACGTTGTAGTAGGATGCCGAGTCCGGGAACCGTTCGCGCTGGATCCTCGTCACGTAGAGGACGTCGAGTTCCCGGATCGCCTCCTCGACGTTCGGGTGCTCGACGACCTCCATGCCGCGCTCCCGGAGTTCAAGGGCGATGTTTGCCGGCATCTCGAGCCCCCCCGGTGCAATCGTGTGCAGCGTGACGCCGTAGAGGGAGAGGGCAAGTGCGAGCGAGTGCGCCGTCCTGCCGTAGCGGAGATCCCCTAAAAGCCCGACGTCGATCCCGTCGACCGGCATCGACTGCCTGATGGTGTAGAGGTCGAGCAGCGTCTGGCTCGGGTGCTGCCCCGCGCCGTCGCCGGCGTTGATGATCGGCACCGAGGCGAACTCGCTTGCGAGCCTGGCCGCCCCCTCTTTCGGGTGCCGGAGCACGATGGCGTCCACGTAGCTGCTTATCACCCGGATGGTGTCTGCGAGCGTCTCTCCCTTGACGATGGAACTCGCCTCCACGGAGTCGACGCTGATCGACTTTCCGCCGAGCCGGGCCATCGCCGTCGCGAACGACATCCTTGTCCTGGTGCTGGGCTCGAAGAAGAGAAGCGCAACGAGTTTTTCGTCAAGCATTCCGGGCCGATAATTGCCGGTATCGAACTCCTGCGCCCGGTCGAGCAGGTAATCGAGATCGCTCCTTTCAAAATCGCGGATCGAGATAATGTGATACATCGTGCGGCTACCTTCCGGGGCATTTGATCCGGCACGGGAGCCCGGATTATTCCGCCCCTCTTCTCTCCTGCATAATGGTTCGCCGCGCACCCACTAAATACCTTTTTTTCGGGTGCGTGGGTCTACCCCCATGACAACCTTTCTCATCTCCGCCCGCCTCATACTACCATCTGGAGCTGGAGCACATGTCTGAGGAGAATGTAGAGTACGCGCCTGAGGTCTGCTGCCACTGCGAGGGGGCCGGGTGCATGTACTGCAACAAAAAAGGCACGGTGATGGTGCCGCAGCCATCGCAGAGGTGCAGGCACTGCGATGGGGACTGCTGCATCTATTGCGGCTATACCGGGTGGGAACACCCGCTGAAGGAATGAAACCCCCTATCTGGCAGAGTTCGTTGGCGGCATGATAATGGGGCCTCCTCCGCATGGGGGTGGATATGGCGCCCCTTCGTCAGGATCACGTTCATCCCCCGCAATGTACCCTGCTGGAGGTGGGTTAACATGACCACGTCGTACGCTGCAGGGACTGGGCGCTCGCCCTCCCGTAACCCTGCAACAGTCGATCAACCACCTTTCTCGTCTGTTCACGAACTGCTTCAAGGGTCTTGGCCGGATCCCATGGTGGGTAATGGTATTATAAAGCACGATAGTGTTCTGGGCTGTGGTGAGGACCATGATGTTTGTGGCTACTCTCGTACATACGCCTGAACTCTGTCTTGCAAGGAAGGAATTCATTCCTGAAACCAGGCTCTGGATCGATGGAATGGA from Methanoculleus chikugoensis encodes the following:
- a CDS encoding phosphopantetheine adenylyltransferase; the protein is MKVMVGGTFDPLHAGHRKLLSRSFELAGPDGEVIIGLTTDEFAGAKVHPVHTYEKRLENITLFIREHGYTATWTVEPLADRYGSAIVADFDILVVSEETFPVAVEINEIRRERGKRKVDLHEISCVLAEDGRRISSTRICRGEIDRHGRLIR
- the pyrI gene encoding aspartate carbamoyltransferase regulatory subunit, translating into MSRKDPSRGLLVSPIKNGTVIDHITAGEALNVLRILGITGSTRECLSIATNVESKRMGKKDIVKIENRELRTEEVDRIALLAPHAKINIIRDYKVVEKKGVEIPEILRGVVRCPNPGCITNTNEPVASTFEVLDKGLHCLYCDWLIKDDIANHII
- the pyrB gene encoding aspartate carbamoyltransferase; translation: MYHIISIRDFERSDLDYLLDRAQEFDTGNYRPGMLDEKLVALLFFEPSTRTRMSFATAMARLGGKSISVDSVEASSIVKGETLADTIRVISSYVDAIVLRHPKEGAARLASEFASVPIINAGDGAGQHPSQTLLDLYTIRQSMPVDGIDVGLLGDLRYGRTAHSLALALSLYGVTLHTIAPGGLEMPANIALELRERGMEVVEHPNVEEAIRELDVLYVTRIQRERFPDSASYYNVASSYRITTDLLDGVKERLMILHPLPRAGEIDPAVDRTPYARYFEQARNGVPVRMALLHEVMR